A window of Oncorhynchus tshawytscha isolate Ot180627B linkage group LG10, Otsh_v2.0, whole genome shotgun sequence contains these coding sequences:
- the dab1b gene encoding DAB adaptor protein 1b isoform X2, translating into MSSAGGESASSELQAGVRTSTLRRESRRTKGQDRTETGLIKRFRGDGVRYKAKLIGTDEVTAARGDKLCQDSMMKLKGMASSARSKGEHKQRVFLTISFGGIKIYDERSGVLLHHHSVHEISYIAKDTRDHRAFGYVCGKEGHHRFVAIKSGQSAEPLIIDLRDLFTLIYDIKQREEMEKKSQKDKQCEQAVYQTILEDEVDDPVYQNINHFDLFGDMSTPPSMPPSPANTLDPSRSHHQHQHQHPPEMFTGPFSPTSVPSGYMTMGPVQAAQWAQQGSFSGQAQTLAFGVQGPLQVTQVLPGGQPVIWSQANIFPATQQQWAAMAAYMPAQAMGVGGHHLPMMVPITTVCPGPQGLHYDLSSTPSSAITSPQHQAMDPALLQQLQQQHSLSGDSDAGEGPSSLGLVMVGSRCGTPGPMSPTSMGLGAVGRCETPVSLVMMARCETPGPGPVNVPPDTLVCSQLCLGSPAVMSPLALTQEEEGSCSDLDLSRMTLSPGMSTSPSTDSAPAPQPGPSSDSASSQTSDPPTDHSPIQTQATPPSTREDDSGLCTRALSPCPSGDAPPDSPQAQICPQEDS; encoded by the exons gTCAGGACCGCACTGAGACGGGGCTGATTAAGCGTTTCCGTGGTGATGGCGTGCGCTACAAGGCCAAGCTGATCGGGACTGATGAGGTGACAGCGGCACGCGGGGACAAGCTGTGCCAGGACTCCATGATGAAGCTCaag ggAATGGCTTCGTCAGCGCGCTCCAAAGGAGAGCACAAGCAGAGAGTCTTCCTCACCATCTCCTTCGGGGGGATCAAGATTTACGACGAGAGATCAGGG gttCTGCTGCATCACCACTCAGTGCATGAGATCTCCTATATCGCCAAGGATACCCGGGATCACCGGGCCTTTGGCTACGTCTGTGGGAAGGAGGGACACCACAGGTTTGTGGCCATCAAGTCTGGCCAGTCG GCGGAGCCACTGATCATTGACCTGCGTGACCTCTTCACGCTCATCTACGACATCAAGCAgcgagaggagatggagaagaagtCCCAGAAGGACAAGCAGTGTGAGCAGGCCGTCTACCAG ACCATTCTGGAGGATGAGGTGGATGATCCAGTTTACCAG AACATCAACCACTTTGATCTGTTCGGAGACATGTCCACTCCACCCTCG ATGCCCCCGTCCCCGGCCAACACTTTGGACCCCAGCAGGAGccaccaccagcaccagcaccaACACCCCCCAGAGATGTTCACCGGCCCCTTCAgccccacctctgtcccctcGGGGTACATGACCATGGGGCCAGTCCAGGCAGCCCAGTGGGCCCAGCAGGGATCCTTCTCTGGCCAGGCCCAGACCCTGGCCTTTGGGGTGCAGGGGCCCCTCCAGGTTACCCAGGTCCTCCCGGGAGGCCAGCCCGTCATCTGGAGCCAGGCCAACATCTTCCCTGCCACCCAGCAGCAGTGGGCCGCCATGGCTGCCTACATGCCCGCCCAGGCCATGGGCGTGGGGGGTCACCACCTCCCCATGATGGTGCCCATCACCACCGTGTGCCCTGGCCCCCAGGGCCTGCACTAcgacctctcctccaccccctcctcagcCATCACCAGCCCCCAGCACCAGGCGATGGACCCCGCCCTGCTCCAGCAGctccagcagcagcacagcctcAGTGGGGATTCTGACGCAGGAGAAGGCCCCTCTTCGCTGGGCCTTGTCATGGTGGGCAGCAGGTGTGGAACACCTGGGCCGATGAGTCCCACTTCAATGGGTCTGGGTGCTGTGGGCAGGTGTGAGACGCCTGTTAGCCTTGTCATGATGGCGAGGTGTGAGACACCCGGCCCTGGTCCAGTGAACGTGCCTCCTGACACCCTGGTCTGTAGCCAGCTGTGCCTGGGGTCACCGGCTGTGATGTCACCATTGGCCTTGACCCAGGAAGAGGAAGGCAGCTGTAGTGACCTTGACCTCTCTCGGATGACCTTGAGTCCTGGCATGTCCACCTCACCGTCCACTGACTCAG CCCCAGCCCCCCAGCCTGGACCGTCCTCAGACTCCGCCTCGTCCCAGACCAGTGACCCCCCCACAGACCACTCTCCCATCCAAACACAGGCCACACCCCCCAGCACCAGGGAGGATGACTCG ggCTTATGCACCAGggctctgtctccctgtccatcCGGAGATGCTCCACCTGATTCTCCCCAGGCCCAGATCTGTCCACAGGAAGACAGTTAG
- the dab1b gene encoding DAB adaptor protein 1b isoform X1, with protein sequence MSSAGGESASSELQAGVRTSTLRRESRRTKGQDRTETGLIKRFRGDGVRYKAKLIGTDEVTAARGDKLCQDSMMKLKGMASSARSKGEHKQRVFLTISFGGIKIYDERSGVLLHHHSVHEISYIAKDTRDHRAFGYVCGKEGHHRFVAIKSGQSAEPLIIDLRDLFTLIYDIKQREEMEKKSQKDKQCEQAVYQTILEDEVDDPVYQYIVFEAGHEPLRGHQSEESVYQVPTATSQQKGEGIYDVPKRHFMTNINHFDLFGDMSTPPSMPPSPANTLDPSRSHHQHQHQHPPEMFTGPFSPTSVPSGYMTMGPVQAAQWAQQGSFSGQAQTLAFGVQGPLQVTQVLPGGQPVIWSQANIFPATQQQWAAMAAYMPAQAMGVGGHHLPMMVPITTVCPGPQGLHYDLSSTPSSAITSPQHQAMDPALLQQLQQQHSLSGDSDAGEGPSSLGLVMVGSRCGTPGPMSPTSMGLGAVGRCETPVSLVMMARCETPGPGPVNVPPDTLVCSQLCLGSPAVMSPLALTQEEEGSCSDLDLSRMTLSPGMSTSPSTDSAPAPQPGPSSDSASSQTSDPPTDHSPIQTQATPPSTREDDSGLCTRALSPCPSGDAPPDSPQAQICPQEDS encoded by the exons gTCAGGACCGCACTGAGACGGGGCTGATTAAGCGTTTCCGTGGTGATGGCGTGCGCTACAAGGCCAAGCTGATCGGGACTGATGAGGTGACAGCGGCACGCGGGGACAAGCTGTGCCAGGACTCCATGATGAAGCTCaag ggAATGGCTTCGTCAGCGCGCTCCAAAGGAGAGCACAAGCAGAGAGTCTTCCTCACCATCTCCTTCGGGGGGATCAAGATTTACGACGAGAGATCAGGG gttCTGCTGCATCACCACTCAGTGCATGAGATCTCCTATATCGCCAAGGATACCCGGGATCACCGGGCCTTTGGCTACGTCTGTGGGAAGGAGGGACACCACAGGTTTGTGGCCATCAAGTCTGGCCAGTCG GCGGAGCCACTGATCATTGACCTGCGTGACCTCTTCACGCTCATCTACGACATCAAGCAgcgagaggagatggagaagaagtCCCAGAAGGACAAGCAGTGTGAGCAGGCCGTCTACCAG ACCATTCTGGAGGATGAGGTGGATGATCCAGTTTACCAG TACATTGTGTTTGAGGCTGGACATGAGCCCCTCCGTGGCCACCAATCAGAGGAGAGCGTTTACCAG GTCCCTACCGCTACCAGTCAGCAGAAGGGAGAAGGGATCTATGACGTCCCAAAACGACATTTTATGACT AACATCAACCACTTTGATCTGTTCGGAGACATGTCCACTCCACCCTCG ATGCCCCCGTCCCCGGCCAACACTTTGGACCCCAGCAGGAGccaccaccagcaccagcaccaACACCCCCCAGAGATGTTCACCGGCCCCTTCAgccccacctctgtcccctcGGGGTACATGACCATGGGGCCAGTCCAGGCAGCCCAGTGGGCCCAGCAGGGATCCTTCTCTGGCCAGGCCCAGACCCTGGCCTTTGGGGTGCAGGGGCCCCTCCAGGTTACCCAGGTCCTCCCGGGAGGCCAGCCCGTCATCTGGAGCCAGGCCAACATCTTCCCTGCCACCCAGCAGCAGTGGGCCGCCATGGCTGCCTACATGCCCGCCCAGGCCATGGGCGTGGGGGGTCACCACCTCCCCATGATGGTGCCCATCACCACCGTGTGCCCTGGCCCCCAGGGCCTGCACTAcgacctctcctccaccccctcctcagcCATCACCAGCCCCCAGCACCAGGCGATGGACCCCGCCCTGCTCCAGCAGctccagcagcagcacagcctcAGTGGGGATTCTGACGCAGGAGAAGGCCCCTCTTCGCTGGGCCTTGTCATGGTGGGCAGCAGGTGTGGAACACCTGGGCCGATGAGTCCCACTTCAATGGGTCTGGGTGCTGTGGGCAGGTGTGAGACGCCTGTTAGCCTTGTCATGATGGCGAGGTGTGAGACACCCGGCCCTGGTCCAGTGAACGTGCCTCCTGACACCCTGGTCTGTAGCCAGCTGTGCCTGGGGTCACCGGCTGTGATGTCACCATTGGCCTTGACCCAGGAAGAGGAAGGCAGCTGTAGTGACCTTGACCTCTCTCGGATGACCTTGAGTCCTGGCATGTCCACCTCACCGTCCACTGACTCAG CCCCAGCCCCCCAGCCTGGACCGTCCTCAGACTCCGCCTCGTCCCAGACCAGTGACCCCCCCACAGACCACTCTCCCATCCAAACACAGGCCACACCCCCCAGCACCAGGGAGGATGACTCG ggCTTATGCACCAGggctctgtctccctgtccatcCGGAGATGCTCCACCTGATTCTCCCCAGGCCCAGATCTGTCCACAGGAAGACAGTTAG